The following proteins come from a genomic window of Gimesia chilikensis:
- a CDS encoding endonuclease/exonuclease/phosphatase family protein: protein MSSLERDNVQRDSLRFVSYNIHSCRSARLEPSLDDVVNVLGDAQPDVVALQEVDVDCPRTDQIHQAEEIGRRLEMTPHFFSLVDWTQFQSRHENQGRYGLAFLSRKDLLLIDSREFHLPLLSPLSEPRGVFQIQAEWQGKSISILNTHLSVHRRENLLQMQALCELIQQTGTEHEASILLGDFNTTGQSRAIRRLRTLLSECIPTGKPRATFPSRFPLLQLDRIFTGGALEPQPSQVLASPGARQASDHFPVKVELKL, encoded by the coding sequence GTGTCCTCTCTTGAAAGGGACAATGTGCAGAGAGACTCACTCCGCTTTGTGTCGTACAATATTCATTCGTGCCGCTCGGCCAGGCTGGAGCCGTCTCTGGATGATGTGGTGAATGTGCTTGGTGACGCTCAGCCGGACGTGGTCGCTCTGCAGGAAGTTGATGTAGACTGCCCCCGCACAGATCAAATCCATCAGGCGGAAGAGATCGGTCGGAGGCTGGAGATGACACCACACTTTTTCAGTCTGGTGGACTGGACTCAGTTTCAAAGTCGACACGAAAATCAGGGGCGCTACGGGTTGGCTTTTCTGTCGCGTAAAGACTTACTGCTGATCGATTCCCGGGAGTTTCACCTGCCCCTGCTGAGCCCGTTAAGCGAGCCGCGGGGTGTCTTTCAAATCCAGGCAGAGTGGCAGGGGAAATCGATCTCGATCCTGAACACACATTTGAGCGTGCACCGCCGGGAAAATCTGCTCCAGATGCAAGCTTTGTGTGAGTTGATTCAGCAGACCGGTACCGAACACGAGGCATCGATCCTGCTGGGAGACTTTAATACAACCGGACAGTCGCGGGCGATCAGAAGGCTTCGTACCCTGCTGTCAGAGTGCATTCCGACAGGAAAGCCGCGTGCCACTTTCCCCAGCCGTTTTCCATTGCTACAATTAGATCGTATTTTCACGGGTGGGGCTCTGGAGCCTCAGCCCAGCCAGGTACTCGCCTCTCCAGGCGCGCGTCAAGCCTCTGATCATTTTCCTGTTAAAGTGGAATTAAAACTCTAA
- a CDS encoding phospholipase D-like domain-containing protein — protein MSRSSSASSVLSSFLVPASEHRCIPLSEGLSAFDCRKRLIRHAQHRIWFSTFLWRNDRAGNFLVNELERRAREGVEVRILLDHWVTLQSEDSILPRLRQLAAASEIEVRLFNPVVEKMEPGDVEVMWAAALSGETLNRRMHGKIALFDDACVILGGRNLGDEYFDMHRFRCFTDTEILVSGPVVTEAHDAFARFWDHDLSVNLLDFATEQEDATAPSDSDAASNLPEPFSTIAAECCPDYTARIFEPRSIEFCYDQPRVDTRLPDETGNWLEEALASARKSIHLTSPITIFPVSWFERLEKLRAQNDGFLLSIVTNSLVSTDNLYTYAAGLKQRKKLLNRFHACLHEIRAVPEDAADVIPSFPRLADENQKTDEQPASGFGANPFECEQLHTTLHCKYFIIDGTTTLLGSPNLDPRSLYINTELLLRIEDEALSQYYLEHHNRLRYNTNSWIVARRPDETLWTRLTGLISFKQPRDDAIGAHRPGYCFTPGEGTVKEIPDPLAADFYERYQACGVYPGINDSDEKVELFLTENLSYLFRDSL, from the coding sequence ATGAGTCGAAGCAGTTCGGCCTCTTCCGTGCTTTCCTCTTTTCTGGTTCCCGCCAGCGAGCATCGATGCATACCGCTGAGCGAAGGTCTTTCCGCATTTGACTGCCGCAAACGACTGATCCGCCACGCGCAGCATCGCATTTGGTTCAGTACCTTTCTCTGGCGGAATGACCGGGCGGGAAACTTCCTGGTCAACGAACTCGAACGCCGTGCCCGGGAAGGTGTGGAAGTACGGATCCTGCTCGACCATTGGGTCACGCTGCAATCAGAAGACTCAATTTTACCACGCCTGCGTCAGCTCGCAGCTGCGAGTGAGATTGAAGTACGGCTGTTTAACCCCGTTGTAGAGAAGATGGAACCCGGGGATGTGGAAGTCATGTGGGCGGCGGCGCTTTCCGGCGAAACGTTGAACCGCCGGATGCACGGTAAAATCGCCTTGTTTGACGATGCCTGCGTCATCCTGGGAGGCCGCAATCTGGGTGATGAGTATTTCGACATGCACCGTTTTCGTTGTTTCACCGACACCGAAATTCTGGTCAGCGGTCCCGTCGTTACCGAAGCACACGACGCATTTGCCCGCTTCTGGGATCACGATCTGAGTGTGAACCTGCTGGATTTCGCAACGGAGCAAGAGGATGCCACGGCACCGTCTGATTCTGATGCCGCTTCTAATCTGCCGGAACCTTTTTCAACCATCGCAGCAGAGTGTTGCCCCGACTATACCGCGCGCATTTTTGAGCCCCGCTCGATCGAATTCTGTTATGATCAGCCTCGTGTCGACACCCGGTTACCGGACGAGACGGGGAACTGGCTGGAAGAGGCTCTGGCCTCAGCCCGGAAAAGCATTCATCTCACTTCACCCATCACCATCTTTCCGGTTTCGTGGTTCGAGCGACTGGAAAAACTGCGTGCGCAAAACGACGGCTTTCTGCTCTCGATTGTTACAAACAGCCTGGTTTCCACAGACAACCTTTACACCTATGCGGCGGGACTCAAACAACGAAAAAAGCTGCTCAACCGGTTCCACGCCTGTCTGCATGAAATTCGCGCAGTCCCCGAAGATGCGGCCGATGTCATTCCCAGCTTTCCAAGGCTTGCTGATGAGAATCAGAAAACGGACGAACAGCCGGCCTCCGGCTTTGGGGCGAATCCCTTTGAGTGTGAGCAATTGCATACGACCCTGCACTGCAAGTATTTCATCATTGATGGCACAACGACACTACTCGGCTCACCCAATCTGGATCCCCGTTCGCTGTACATCAACACGGAACTGCTGCTGCGGATCGAAGATGAAGCACTCAGCCAGTATTACCTGGAGCACCACAATCGGTTGCGGTATAACACGAACAGCTGGATCGTCGCCCGTCGACCAGACGAAACACTCTGGACCCGCTTAACGGGCCTGATTTCGTTCAAGCAGCCACGCGATGACGCCATCGGAGCGCATCGACCCGGCTACTGCTTCACACCCGGGGAAGGCACCGTCAAAGAAATCCCCGATCCCCTGGCCGCCGATTTCTACGAACGCTACCAGGCCTGCGGCGTCTATCCGGGAATCAACGATTCCGACGAAAAAGTCGAACTCTTCCTGACCGAGAATCTGTCCTACCTGTTTCGCGATTCGCTCTGA
- a CDS encoding HEAT repeat domain-containing protein, with product MNQSECLDFLTRHQPMPADDDWDAECEALDEVVRYLTEHPGIEALPLLLTVFGPGDGYGVYQTIEVAVIQYRAEDVVPLLLENLGSPARDIVYWNAQIAANFPDERLIDPLSILVRSADEDIQAASLIAVGQIKSPRVLALLEEVSRSPLTEEIRELVGNLIDDQRQADIS from the coding sequence ATGAACCAGAGTGAGTGCCTCGATTTTCTGACTCGACATCAACCCATGCCTGCGGATGATGACTGGGATGCCGAATGCGAAGCGCTCGATGAAGTGGTTCGGTATTTAACTGAGCACCCCGGCATTGAGGCGCTGCCACTGCTGTTGACTGTGTTCGGACCCGGTGATGGCTATGGTGTGTACCAGACAATTGAAGTGGCGGTGATACAATATCGGGCGGAGGATGTGGTACCACTCTTGTTGGAAAATCTCGGTTCTCCCGCTAGAGATATCGTCTATTGGAATGCCCAGATCGCGGCGAATTTTCCGGATGAAAGGCTGATCGACCCACTGTCTATTCTGGTGCGTTCTGCAGATGAAGATATCCAGGCGGCCAGCCTGATCGCTGTAGGACAGATCAAATCACCGCGTGTGCTTGCGCTGCTGGAGGAGGTGTCCCGTTCGCCACTGACGGAAGAGATTCGGGAATTAGTCGGAAATCTCATCGACGATCAGCGACAGGCTGATATTTCCTGA
- a CDS encoding SMI1/KNR4 family protein, with product MSKPEQLLERLIRAELCPPDEIRGCTQKQLRQIEKCAAAPLPADYLETLSLIGCAAGHFMSDLDFFYPAMLSLTERTRELIAESISLPEDAFVFADRYGEQILFFRLAEKRKGAVYKWSDEEPEQFLKVFNSFREFLEAELTAHEMQAGD from the coding sequence ATGTCGAAGCCGGAACAATTACTGGAACGCCTGATTCGAGCAGAACTCTGCCCTCCTGATGAAATTAGAGGATGCACGCAGAAGCAGCTCAGGCAAATAGAAAAATGTGCGGCGGCACCACTCCCTGCAGATTATCTGGAAACTCTGTCGCTCATCGGCTGCGCTGCAGGACATTTCATGAGTGATCTGGACTTTTTCTATCCAGCCATGCTCTCTTTAACCGAGCGGACAAGAGAACTGATTGCCGAATCAATTTCACTCCCTGAAGATGCCTTCGTCTTTGCCGACCGGTATGGCGAACAGATCCTCTTCTTTCGACTGGCTGAAAAACGGAAGGGAGCAGTTTATAAGTGGAGCGATGAAGAGCCGGAGCAGTTTTTAAAAGTGTTCAATTCATTCAGAGAGTTCCTCGAAGCAGAACTGACAGCTCATGAAATGCAAGCGGGAGACTGA
- a CDS encoding excinuclease ABC subunit UvrC yields MPQTPHEKVRTFPTTPGVYLMKDAQGRVIYVGKAVNLKSRASSYFTQAAAVERRTAELVTEIADIDYLETETEVDALLLEARLIKDIRPRFNSELKDDKTFPYLEITTREDFPRVEFTRTPNSKGTKLYGPFTNAKQLRGAITVLQKIFRFRNCSLDIDEGDEKWRWFRPCLLHSINQCTAPCNLRISKEDYRKDINKLKLFLDGKKDRLLKEMRKEMLAASEQRLYEKAARLRNEIELLDNINLRGNLEDHAQPEVFYIDPKKGMQGLKKVFGLAELPRRIEGVDIAHLQGGETVASLVQFIDGLPFKHGYKRFKIRTVKGIDDFASIREVVSRRIRRLHQEGESFPDILLIDGGKGQLNAAMTAMRELGVEPPFTISLAKREEEVYVPGEVEPRRLSRHSYGLRLLQYVRDESHRFAQHYHHLLRKKSHFDE; encoded by the coding sequence ATTCCGCAGACACCCCACGAGAAAGTACGTACGTTTCCGACCACGCCCGGCGTGTACCTGATGAAGGACGCGCAGGGCCGCGTGATTTACGTGGGGAAAGCGGTGAACCTCAAAAGCCGCGCGTCGAGTTATTTCACCCAGGCAGCCGCGGTCGAACGCAGGACGGCGGAACTGGTAACCGAAATCGCGGACATCGATTATCTGGAGACCGAGACCGAGGTCGACGCCCTGCTGCTCGAAGCGCGGCTGATCAAGGATATTCGGCCCCGCTTCAATTCCGAACTCAAAGACGACAAGACCTTCCCCTACCTGGAGATCACCACCCGCGAAGATTTTCCCCGCGTCGAGTTCACCCGCACCCCCAACAGCAAAGGGACGAAGCTCTACGGCCCCTTCACCAACGCGAAACAGCTGCGGGGGGCGATCACGGTGCTGCAGAAGATCTTCCGGTTCCGCAACTGTTCGCTGGACATCGATGAGGGGGACGAGAAGTGGCGCTGGTTCCGTCCCTGCCTGCTGCACAGCATCAACCAGTGCACGGCGCCCTGCAATCTGCGGATCAGCAAAGAGGACTACCGCAAGGACATCAACAAGCTGAAGCTGTTCCTGGACGGCAAGAAGGACCGGCTGCTGAAAGAGATGCGGAAGGAGATGCTGGCGGCGTCCGAACAGCGACTCTACGAAAAAGCGGCCCGGCTGCGGAATGAAATCGAGCTGCTGGACAACATCAACCTGCGGGGCAACCTGGAAGACCATGCGCAACCCGAGGTGTTTTACATCGACCCGAAGAAAGGCATGCAGGGGTTGAAGAAAGTCTTCGGCCTGGCCGAACTGCCGCGACGGATCGAGGGGGTCGACATCGCGCATCTGCAGGGGGGCGAAACGGTGGCCAGCCTGGTGCAGTTCATCGACGGTCTGCCCTTTAAGCATGGTTACAAGCGGTTCAAGATTCGCACCGTCAAAGGGATCGATGACTTTGCCTCGATCCGCGAAGTGGTCAGCCGACGCATCCGGCGCCTGCACCAGGAGGGGGAATCGTTTCCCGACATCCTGCTGATTGACGGCGGCAAAGGTCAGCTCAACGCCGCGATGACCGCGATGCGCGAACTGGGGGTCGAGCCCCCGTTCACAATCTCCCTGGCCAAACGCGAAGAAGAGGTCTACGTCCCGGGTGAAGTCGAACCCCGCCGCCTGAGCCGGCATTCCTATGGCTTAAGACTGCTGCAATACGTCCGCGACGAATCGCACCGCTTCGCCCAGCATTATCATCACCTGCTGCGGAAGAAATCGCACTTTGATGAGTGA
- a CDS encoding YbdK family carboxylate-amine ligase: MGTLSFARNDYPTLGVELELQLVDAETFALSNSVSELLSGLPEGMGQSIKPELMQSYLEINTGVCRTVSDVRKDLTRKLEAVTNVADELGLKLFWAATHPFSSWRDQKITVNDRYYELVELMQDVARRLVTFGLHVHVGVDSGDKAVMVCDRMLRYLPLLLALSSNSPFWENRNTGLHSNRSKIMEGLPTAGLPPNMRNYSEYTWLINHLISTGFINTIREIWWDIRPHHNFGTVEIRVCDMPANLEQVLSIAAFVQCLVKCISDEIDEGAYQLQHHPMMVQQNKWRATRYGIDASLVNSDSYQLYSVIDSTTHLVDLVSPMSERLECTDELQRIYDLVHNSGAKRQLAIMEETNDKREVVKRMIEENSLF, from the coding sequence ATGGGGACCCTCTCTTTTGCCCGTAACGATTATCCGACCCTGGGTGTGGAACTGGAACTGCAGCTCGTCGATGCGGAGACGTTTGCCCTTTCGAATTCGGTTTCGGAACTGTTAAGTGGTCTGCCCGAGGGCATGGGCCAGTCGATCAAACCGGAGCTGATGCAGAGCTACCTGGAAATCAACACGGGCGTCTGTCGTACGGTGAGTGATGTCCGCAAAGATCTGACACGCAAACTGGAAGCGGTGACCAACGTCGCCGACGAGCTGGGGCTGAAGCTGTTCTGGGCCGCGACGCACCCCTTCTCTTCCTGGCGGGATCAGAAGATCACAGTCAACGATCGTTATTACGAACTCGTCGAACTGATGCAGGACGTAGCCCGTCGACTGGTGACCTTCGGACTGCATGTGCATGTGGGCGTTGATTCGGGTGACAAAGCGGTGATGGTCTGCGACCGGATGCTGCGTTACCTGCCTCTGCTGCTGGCACTCTCGTCGAACTCGCCGTTCTGGGAGAACCGCAACACGGGCCTGCATTCGAACCGTTCCAAGATCATGGAAGGCCTGCCGACTGCGGGGCTGCCGCCGAACATGCGGAACTACAGCGAATACACGTGGCTGATCAACCACCTGATCAGCACGGGATTCATCAACACGATCCGCGAGATCTGGTGGGACATCCGCCCGCATCATAATTTCGGCACCGTGGAAATCCGCGTGTGCGACATGCCAGCCAACCTGGAGCAGGTGCTGTCGATCGCCGCGTTCGTGCAGTGCCTGGTGAAATGCATTTCGGACGAAATCGATGAAGGCGCCTACCAGTTACAGCATCACCCGATGATGGTGCAGCAGAACAAGTGGCGGGCGACCCGCTACGGCATCGATGCGAGCCTGGTCAACAGCGACAGCTACCAGCTGTATTCGGTGATCGATTCGACGACACACCTGGTCGACCTCGTCTCTCCAATGTCGGAACGCCTGGAGTGTACGGACGAATTACAGCGGATCTACGATCTGGTTCATAACTCCGGTGCCAAGCGGCAGTTGGCCATCATGGAAGAGACCAACGATAAACGGGAAGTCGTGAAGCGGATGATCGAGGAAAATAGCCTCTTCTGA
- a CDS encoding M20 family metallopeptidase has product MASFSIDQTESRAFYQSLTKQLHEELDELEPTLIQTRRTLHQKPEISGEEKETSQLICNTLREIGLEPRLMNNDVGVVADMTLGTPTEDAPLIAIRADIDALRITDLKEVDYCSHNPGVGHLCGHDAHTSIALGVALAAGRVKELFQSEWPGQGLRLRFIFQPAEEICMGARWMVEQGALEGVSAIIGLHMDPEIQAGTANIRYGVMTAFCDEVHFEIHGRGGHAARPHHGNDPITTAAQLISSLYQNLPRSIDSRMPAVFTIGQISSGLAPNVIPEIAELKGSLRSTNDQAREVLHDRIQNIASGVAQSTNTRIEVLFKSPLPAVVNDKTISAALEQASIDVLGLEQVGLIDLPSMGGEDFSIYLQHVPGSMLRLGCARPDQKTVFLHSPYFDIDERVLKIGSRILLQAALLLSLNPQLIQKGN; this is encoded by the coding sequence GTGGCCTCATTCTCAATTGATCAGACGGAAAGCCGAGCCTTTTATCAGTCACTTACGAAACAGCTGCATGAGGAGTTGGACGAGCTCGAGCCAACACTCATTCAAACACGACGCACACTGCATCAGAAACCGGAAATCAGCGGGGAAGAAAAAGAGACTTCGCAACTGATCTGCAACACGCTGCGTGAGATCGGCCTGGAACCGCGGCTGATGAATAACGATGTGGGTGTGGTCGCCGACATGACGCTGGGAACGCCGACCGAGGACGCACCACTGATCGCGATTCGGGCCGACATCGATGCACTGCGGATCACCGACCTCAAAGAAGTTGATTACTGCTCGCATAATCCAGGTGTCGGTCACCTGTGCGGCCACGATGCTCATACGTCGATTGCCCTGGGTGTGGCGCTCGCTGCGGGCCGGGTGAAGGAGCTGTTCCAAAGTGAATGGCCGGGGCAGGGATTACGGCTGCGGTTCATTTTTCAACCGGCGGAAGAGATCTGCATGGGTGCCCGCTGGATGGTGGAACAGGGAGCCCTGGAAGGGGTGAGTGCGATCATCGGGCTGCACATGGATCCGGAAATCCAGGCGGGAACCGCGAACATCCGCTATGGCGTGATGACAGCGTTCTGCGATGAAGTCCATTTTGAAATTCATGGGCGCGGCGGACACGCGGCCCGTCCGCATCATGGAAATGATCCCATCACCACGGCAGCCCAACTGATTTCGAGCCTGTATCAGAACCTGCCCCGCTCGATCGACTCGCGTATGCCGGCGGTATTTACCATTGGTCAGATCTCCTCGGGGCTGGCACCGAATGTGATTCCCGAAATTGCGGAACTGAAAGGGAGTCTGCGTTCCACCAACGATCAGGCACGCGAAGTCCTGCATGATCGGATTCAGAATATCGCCAGCGGCGTCGCTCAGAGTACGAATACCCGGATCGAGGTGCTGTTCAAATCGCCTCTGCCCGCGGTCGTGAATGACAAAACGATCTCGGCTGCTCTGGAACAGGCGTCGATCGACGTACTTGGGCTTGAGCAGGTCGGACTGATCGATCTGCCCAGCATGGGGGGTGAAGATTTTTCCATTTATCTGCAGCATGTTCCCGGTTCGATGTTGCGACTGGGCTGTGCTCGTCCCGATCAAAAAACGGTGTTTTTGCATTCTCCCTATTTCGATATCGATGAGCGTGTGCTTAAAATAGGAAGTCGCATCTTATTGCAGGCTGCTCTGCTGCTTTCGCTGAACCCGCAACTCATCCAAAAAGGGAATTAG
- a CDS encoding N,N-dimethylformamidase beta subunit family domain-containing protein, giving the protein MKEIDADRRNLLKGAVATSLASLAGNFSLNSAHAAKADPDLIHRENLKEGSTDWQLTRVMLDSRNGFRSSKIEGYCSKQSVAAGEPIDIMVSTRPAQEFKIEIFRTGYYGGRGARLMTTLGPFEGKPQPVPQPGKKNLHECHWDSAVTLTIPDDWPSGVYLGRLSTLKDKTGHGYWQSYVVFIVKDDRPADILFQCSDNTWQAYNKWPSNYSVYTHPKGNQGPWADVSFDRPYSKYAQIYENPQSLGSGEWLCFEFPFAYWLEKHGYDVTYCSNSDMITPDHGLKCKSFLSVGHDEYWDIRQYESAVKMRDAGVNLLFFSGNSVCWVTPLMNSTDGRPKRIMFRGGPYGGKYKYAEDRERDNGPFPHRGPDEGYLMGSRNVDPVNGGGDWVCELPDHWIFAGTGMKKGDSIPGLIGWEYHGDPPQDIPGLEVVAKGTALQGGVNPQEWTATIYPGPKNNFVFNASTIFWCQDLSSPPGHMLPWSHWSRPHGPDERVQRITHNIIRRAIS; this is encoded by the coding sequence ATGAAAGAGATAGATGCAGATCGCCGGAATCTGTTGAAAGGGGCCGTCGCGACATCGCTGGCTTCACTCGCAGGAAACTTTTCACTCAACAGTGCCCACGCCGCCAAAGCAGACCCCGATTTAATTCATCGGGAAAACCTCAAAGAAGGATCCACCGACTGGCAGCTCACCCGCGTCATGCTCGACAGCCGCAACGGATTTCGTTCGTCCAAGATTGAAGGCTACTGTTCGAAGCAGAGCGTCGCCGCCGGCGAGCCGATCGACATCATGGTCTCCACCCGACCGGCGCAAGAGTTCAAAATCGAAATCTTCCGCACCGGCTATTACGGCGGTCGCGGTGCCCGGCTGATGACCACACTCGGCCCGTTCGAGGGCAAACCGCAGCCCGTTCCCCAACCGGGTAAAAAGAATCTGCACGAATGCCATTGGGACTCCGCGGTCACACTGACGATTCCCGATGACTGGCCGAGTGGCGTCTACCTGGGCCGACTCTCCACACTCAAAGACAAGACCGGCCACGGCTACTGGCAGAGCTATGTCGTCTTCATCGTCAAGGACGATCGACCCGCGGACATCCTCTTCCAGTGTTCCGATAACACCTGGCAGGCTTACAACAAGTGGCCCAGCAACTATTCGGTTTACACGCATCCCAAAGGGAATCAGGGGCCCTGGGCTGACGTCAGCTTTGACCGTCCCTACTCCAAGTATGCCCAGATCTATGAGAACCCGCAGTCACTCGGTTCCGGGGAATGGCTCTGCTTTGAATTCCCCTTCGCCTACTGGCTGGAGAAACATGGTTACGATGTAACCTACTGTTCCAACAGTGATATGATCACCCCCGATCACGGACTGAAATGTAAGTCGTTCCTCTCGGTGGGCCACGATGAATACTGGGATATTCGCCAGTACGAGTCGGCCGTCAAGATGCGCGACGCGGGCGTGAACCTGCTCTTCTTCTCTGGTAATTCCGTCTGCTGGGTCACCCCGCTGATGAACAGCACCGACGGGCGTCCCAAACGGATCATGTTCCGCGGCGGCCCCTACGGCGGAAAATATAAATACGCCGAAGACCGTGAGCGGGACAACGGCCCCTTCCCGCACCGCGGTCCCGACGAAGGTTATCTGATGGGATCCCGCAATGTCGATCCGGTCAACGGGGGCGGCGACTGGGTCTGCGAATTGCCCGACCACTGGATCTTCGCAGGGACGGGCATGAAAAAAGGAGACTCGATTCCCGGTCTTATCGGCTGGGAATATCACGGCGATCCGCCTCAGGATATTCCCGGACTCGAAGTCGTGGCTAAGGGAACCGCCCTGCAGGGAGGCGTCAATCCACAGGAGTGGACCGCCACGATTTATCCCGGCCCGAAGAACAACTTCGTGTTTAACGCCTCGACCATCTTCTGGTGTCAGGACCTCTCCAGCCCGCCCGGGCACATGCTTCCCTGGTCACACTGGTCCCGACCGCACGGACCCGATGAACGTGTGCAGCGAATTACACACAACATCATCCGCCGCGCGATCTCCTGA
- a CDS encoding DUF1559 domain-containing protein: MLPNAYAPRRRTGFTLIELLVVIAIIAILIALLLPAVQQAREAARRSQCKNNLKQLAIGMHNYHDVHGLLPFGWDQRGAGWSAMILPMIDRANIYNTLIFQESGDGNWDSGSANTTAASTYLPVLVCPSAPIKKHYSFNGIPNRAPSTYLGNSGSEASSDDESTKITGTKSLEDTTQNGLFYACSSVVLRDIKDGTSNTFMLGETQTDIDFGKDGQSMDHWIIGSPQTDPCGCNNGTGGTEFTEFVGSAYPRMNARRTEPTVSGHLMELSYGSWHVGGGHMAYADGSVHFLSENMDLNVYRGLATRNGREVVTP; encoded by the coding sequence ATGTTACCCAACGCCTACGCACCCCGACGACGCACCGGCTTTACCCTGATTGAGCTGCTGGTCGTCATCGCGATCATTGCCATTCTGATCGCCTTGCTCCTGCCCGCCGTTCAGCAGGCACGCGAAGCCGCCCGTCGCTCCCAATGCAAAAACAATCTCAAGCAACTCGCCATCGGCATGCACAACTACCACGATGTCCACGGTTTGCTCCCCTTCGGCTGGGATCAGCGCGGGGCCGGCTGGAGTGCCATGATTCTACCCATGATCGACCGGGCCAACATTTACAACACCCTCATCTTCCAGGAATCAGGTGACGGCAACTGGGACTCCGGATCTGCCAACACCACCGCTGCCAGCACCTATCTCCCCGTACTCGTCTGCCCCAGTGCTCCCATCAAAAAGCACTATAGTTTCAACGGTATCCCGAACCGGGCCCCCTCGACTTACCTCGGGAACTCCGGCTCAGAAGCGTCTTCGGATGATGAATCAACCAAGATCACGGGCACCAAATCGCTGGAGGACACCACGCAGAACGGTTTGTTCTACGCCTGCAGCAGCGTCGTACTCCGCGATATCAAAGATGGAACCTCCAATACCTTCATGCTCGGCGAAACACAAACCGACATCGATTTCGGTAAAGACGGGCAGTCCATGGACCACTGGATCATCGGTTCTCCCCAGACCGATCCCTGCGGTTGTAACAATGGCACAGGCGGAACGGAGTTCACCGAATTCGTCGGCTCAGCCTATCCCCGCATGAATGCCCGTCGTACCGAACCGACCGTCAGCGGACATCTGATGGAACTTTCTTACGGCAGCTGGCACGTCGGGGGCGGACACATGGCCTATGCGGATGGCTCGGTTCATTTCCTCTCAGAAAATATGGATTTGAACGTCTACCGCGGCCTGGCCACACGCAATGGCCGGGAAGTCGTCACTCCGTAA
- a CDS encoding carboxypeptidase-like regulatory domain-containing protein, whose product MKLFLISGRAVRMLATLCLLSATVGCGGSIHPDYSQLGLVDVSGTVTLDGQPLSGAEVAFEAPDGTYSAGVTDSSGNFDLMFNTEKSGCLTGEKTVRIRMAGNPEGMGEAPDDAGNSDEGGKQKPAPGKIPAAYNQDSTLKATVDADHTSFQFDLKSNP is encoded by the coding sequence ATGAAACTGTTTCTGATTTCCGGTCGCGCGGTTCGAATGCTGGCGACCCTTTGTCTGCTGAGTGCAACGGTTGGCTGTGGCGGTTCGATCCATCCCGATTACAGCCAGCTCGGTCTGGTCGATGTCTCCGGAACCGTGACCCTCGACGGGCAGCCCCTGTCTGGTGCCGAGGTTGCCTTCGAAGCCCCCGATGGTACTTATTCCGCGGGGGTGACAGACTCCAGCGGCAATTTCGACCTGATGTTCAACACCGAAAAGTCCGGTTGTCTGACCGGAGAAAAAACGGTCCGCATTCGGATGGCCGGTAATCCCGAAGGCATGGGAGAGGCTCCCGACGATGCAGGGAACTCGGATGAAGGAGGCAAGCAGAAACCGGCTCCCGGGAAGATCCCTGCGGCGTACAATCAAGACTCGACCCTCAAAGCGACTGTCGACGCCGATCACACCTCGTTCCAGTTCGATCTCAAAAGCAATCCCTGA
- the rpiB gene encoding ribose 5-phosphate isomerase B yields the protein MTAPVPSEEPVKKIVVASDHAGYRYKRRIIEHLTQQGYQVEDFGTDSTESVDYPDFIFPAAKAVAAGEFERGIVLGGSGNGEAIAANRVKGVRCALCWNEKSARLARQHNNANMISLGERMVSMHDVYEIIDIWLSTPFEGGRHQRRIEKLDE from the coding sequence ATGACCGCTCCAGTACCTTCAGAAGAACCTGTTAAAAAAATTGTAGTTGCCTCCGACCACGCCGGTTATCGCTACAAGCGAAGAATCATCGAACACCTGACGCAACAGGGCTACCAGGTCGAAGATTTCGGCACCGATTCGACCGAGTCAGTCGATTACCCGGACTTTATCTTCCCCGCCGCCAAAGCGGTGGCTGCAGGTGAGTTCGAGCGTGGCATAGTGCTGGGAGGGTCAGGAAACGGCGAAGCGATTGCCGCCAACCGAGTCAAAGGGGTGCGATGTGCGTTGTGCTGGAACGAGAAGTCAGCCCGACTGGCACGACAGCACAACAATGCGAATATGATCTCGCTGGGCGAACGCATGGTCTCGATGCATGACGTGTATGAGATCATCGACATCTGGCTGAGCACCCCCTTTGAAGGGGGACGTCACCAGAGACGCATCGAAAAACTGGACGAGTAA